CCAGGTACTGCGCCAGCAGCGCCCGCTTGGACGACTCGCCCTGCACGAAGACCTGCAGTGGCGGATCCACCTGGGCGAGCTGCTCGCGCAGCCCCTGGCCGATGGTCTGCAGCGCCCGCAACGTGGTGGTCAGCACGAAGGTCCGCCCGCCCAGCGCCTGGGCGCAGCGGGCCGCCAGGCGCGTCACCGCTGCCGGGTGACCCGGGTCGCTGGGACGGGGGAAGCGCCCCGGCACCAGCAGCCGCGCATGGCGGGGGTAGTCGAAGGGGCTGCCGGCGCGCAGCATGCGCGCGTCCTCGACCCCCGCGCTGCGGGTGAACCAGGTCAACTCCTCGTCATCGCCCAGCGTGGCGGAGGTGAAGATCCAGGCGCGGCTGGCACCCTCCACCTCGGCACGCAGCGCCTCACGGATGTCCAGCGGCGCCTCGGCCAGGCGGGCCTGGTGCAAGGTCAGGTCGATCCAGCGCACGAAACCCGGCGCCGTCGGCTTGCCAAAGCCTGCCGCCGTGGCCCCCAGCGTCGTGGCCCGCTCGGCCAGCCGGGCCAGCTCGGGCGCGGCGTCCGCCACGGCCGACAGCGCCGCGCGCGTCGCCGCACAGGCAGCGGCCACCGCAGCGAGCGCGGCGGCAAAGCCTGCATCGCCCCCCCGCTCCTCCCAGCGCAGCCGCCCCACACCCCGCTGCCCACCGCCGGCGCAGGCCAGGCGCAGCTCGCGCGCCGCCATCTCCACCTGCCCCGCCAACGCCTGCCAGTCCTGCAGGCCCCGGGCCTGCGCCAGGCCTGCGGCGAGCAGGTCGCGGGTGAAGTCCAGCAGCTGCGCCGACCCCAGCGAGCGGCCGAGGAACTGCACCCCCGCCTCGTTGAGCTGGTGCGCCTCGTCGAACACCACCGCGTCCACCGTTGGCAGCAGCTCGGCCATGCCGGTGTCGCGCACCATCAGGTCGGCGAAGAAGAGGTGGTGGTTGACCACGCAGAGATCGGCCTGCAGCGCCTCGCGCCGCGCCAGCATCACGGGGCAGTCGCGCAGCTTCGGGCAGTCGCTACCCAGGCAGTTCTCGCGGCTGGAGGTCACCAGCGGGATCACCGGCGAGCGCTCGTCGAGCATCGGCAGCTCGGCGAGGTCCCCGGTGCGCGTCGTGTGCGACCATTCCTCCACTCGGGCAAGCATGCGCACCGAATGGCGATCGGGCAGCTGGGCGTCGTGGCGCGCCTGCTCCAGCCGGTAGGGGCAGAGGTAGGAGCTGCGCCCCTTCAGCAGCGCGATGCGCACCGGCAGCTGGAAAGTCCGCACCAGCCGCGGCAGATCCCGCAGGAAGAGCTGGTCCTGCAGGCTCTTGGTGGCGGTGCTCACCAGGGCGCGCAGACCCGACAGCAGCAGCGGCACCAGGTAGGCATAGGTCTTGCCTACGCCGGTGCCCGCCTCGGCCACCAGCACCGAGCGCGACTCCAACGCCTGCGCCACCGCATCGGCCAGGTCGTTCTGCACCTCGCGGGGGCGGAACTGCGCATCGGCCCGCGCCAGCGGCCCCTGGTCCGAGAAGGCCAGTGCCACCTCGTCGCGCAGCAGGGAGATCGGAGGCAGCAACGGCTCGCCCTGGTCAGGCGGCGTCATGCCGGCTCGGGCGGATCGACGTCGTTTTCCAGCTGCGCGATCTGGTCGCGCAACAGCAGGCGACGCTTCTTCAAGCGGCGCATCGCCAGCTCATCGATGGGCACCGCATGCGCCAGGCGGTCGATCATGTCGTCGAGATCGGCATGTTCGATGCGCAACTCGATCAGGCGGCGCTGCGGAGATCGCAGGTTCTCTTCCATAGTCGTGCATCATCAACAGGGCTGCCCGAGGGAAGCGATTATAGTTTTCGGCATGACGACGCAGTCCCTGGGTTATCGCCTCTCCGCGGCCACCGGCATCGACCGAGGCGACCGGCTTTACCAGCAGGACCAGGTCGAGGTCTTCGTCCACCCGCGTGTGCCAGGCTGCCTGCTTGCCATCCTCGCCGACGGCATGGGTGGCAAGAGCGGTGGCCGCAAGGCCGCCGACCAGGTCCTGCTGATCGCCAGGCAGCTCTTCGAACGCTTCGCCCCCGGCCGCGACAACGCCCCGGACCTGCTGCGTCGGCTGGTGCAGGAATCGCACCTGATGATCAAGCTGACGGCGATCACCTCCGAGCAGGAGCCGCACAGCACGATCGCCGCCGCCCTGGTCCTGCCCAACCGGGAATGCCACATCGCCCACGCTGGCGA
The Sphaerotilus microaerophilus DNA segment above includes these coding regions:
- a CDS encoding ATP-dependent DNA helicase, whose product is MTPPDQGEPLLPPISLLRDEVALAFSDQGPLARADAQFRPREVQNDLADAVAQALESRSVLVAEAGTGVGKTYAYLVPLLLSGLRALVSTATKSLQDQLFLRDLPRLVRTFQLPVRIALLKGRSSYLCPYRLEQARHDAQLPDRHSVRMLARVEEWSHTTRTGDLAELPMLDERSPVIPLVTSSRENCLGSDCPKLRDCPVMLARREALQADLCVVNHHLFFADLMVRDTGMAELLPTVDAVVFDEAHQLNEAGVQFLGRSLGSAQLLDFTRDLLAAGLAQARGLQDWQALAGQVEMAARELRLACAGGGQRGVGRLRWEERGGDAGFAAALAAVAAACAATRAALSAVADAAPELARLAERATTLGATAAGFGKPTAPGFVRWIDLTLHQARLAEAPLDIREALRAEVEGASRAWIFTSATLGDDEELTWFTRSAGVEDARMLRAGSPFDYPRHARLLVPGRFPRPSDPGHPAAVTRLAARCAQALGGRTFVLTTTLRALQTIGQGLREQLAQVDPPLQVFVQGESSKRALLAQYLAAPRAVLVGSHSFWEGIDVPGEALQCVVIDKLPFPPPNDPLVEARCRAIEAEGGNAFADHSIPEAAIALKQGAGRLIRSETDRGLLAVCDSRLVTMGYGQRLLAALPPMGLVDNEAEALDWLATLREPA
- a CDS encoding YdcH family protein, whose product is MEENLRSPQRRLIELRIEHADLDDMIDRLAHAVPIDELAMRRLKKRRLLLRDQIAQLENDVDPPEPA